The following proteins are co-located in the Halarcobacter sp. genome:
- a CDS encoding aldo/keto reductase codes for MEYTLSNQNIKIPKMIYGTAWKKDKTAQLVKEAILTGFRGIDTACQPRHYQENLVGKGIQEALKEGLKREDLYIQTKFTPIDGQDKNNMPYLENDSISTQVEKSFETSKKNLKTNYIDTYILHSPVFPGSKLLNVWNTMSNFKKSNEVGQLGISNCYDLDVLKYLYEKVEVKPAILQNRFYSQTMYDTELRAWCKEKGIIYESFWSLTANPHILESELFSNLTIKYNKSAASIFYRFLNQIDIIPLNGTTSKNHMIEDLKIFNFSLEKEDIEAINSMVK; via the coding sequence ATGGAATATACACTTTCAAATCAAAATATAAAAATACCAAAAATGATTTATGGTACAGCTTGGAAAAAAGATAAAACAGCTCAATTAGTAAAAGAAGCTATATTAACTGGTTTTAGAGGTATTGATACAGCATGTCAACCAAGACATTATCAAGAAAACTTAGTTGGAAAGGGTATTCAAGAAGCCTTGAAAGAAGGTTTAAAAAGAGAAGACCTTTATATTCAGACAAAGTTTACTCCTATTGATGGACAAGATAAAAATAATATGCCTTATTTGGAAAATGATTCTATTTCAACACAAGTTGAAAAGTCGTTTGAAACTTCAAAAAAAAATTTAAAAACAAATTATATTGATACTTATATATTACATTCACCAGTTTTTCCTGGAAGTAAATTATTAAATGTATGGAATACAATGAGTAATTTTAAAAAAAGCAATGAGGTAGGGCAACTTGGAATTAGTAATTGTTATGATTTAGATGTATTAAAATATTTATATGAAAAAGTAGAAGTTAAACCAGCTATTTTACAAAATAGATTTTATTCACAAACTATGTATGATACAGAACTTAGAGCGTGGTGCAAAGAAAAAGGGATAATATATGAAAGTTTTTGGTCTTTAACTGCAAACCCTCATATTTTGGAAAGTGAATTATTTAGTAATCTTACAATTAAATACAATAAAAGTGCAGCTTCAATATTTTATAGATTTCTAAATCAAATAGATATTATTCCTTTAAATGGAACTACTTCAAAAAATCATATGATAGAAGATCTTAAGATATTTAATTTTTCTTTAGAAAAAGAAGATATTGAAGCTATAAATAGTATGGTAAAATAG
- a CDS encoding DsbC family protein — translation MFKLLKTALIALAIISAANAATLLPQDKINEFQNLALFKKAQINIDRGFDAGDVYLLNITVRGKAHKIYLTKDKKYLVQGEMVDTNTGMPLTIPDMPVDLKPTLGKEALTFGTGKDEYVLFTDPECPYCKKFESYFHQIEDKVKMRVFFYPLPFHKNAKDISLYIMSKNDYKSQTKAMTETTKDTPDFKNRKYKDGELKKLQKHLDEQMAIATKLGVSGTPSVFNKDGKKVSWVELLQKYGVELK, via the coding sequence ATGTTTAAACTTTTAAAGACTGCCCTAATTGCTTTAGCAATAATAAGTGCTGCAAATGCAGCAACCCTTTTACCACAAGATAAAATCAATGAATTTCAAAACTTAGCCCTTTTTAAAAAAGCTCAAATTAATATAGATAGAGGATTTGATGCAGGTGATGTTTATTTATTAAATATTACAGTTAGAGGTAAAGCACATAAAATTTATTTAACAAAAGATAAAAAATATTTGGTACAAGGTGAAATGGTAGATACAAATACTGGTATGCCTTTAACAATCCCAGATATGCCAGTAGACTTAAAACCTACACTAGGAAAAGAAGCCTTAACTTTTGGTACAGGAAAAGATGAATACGTATTATTTACAGACCCTGAGTGTCCATATTGTAAAAAATTTGAATCATATTTTCATCAAATTGAAGATAAAGTTAAAATGAGAGTTTTCTTTTATCCATTACCATTTCATAAAAATGCTAAAGACATATCTTTATATATAATGAGTAAAAATGATTATAAGAGTCAAACAAAAGCTATGACTGAAACTACAAAAGATACACCAGATTTTAAAAATAGAAAATATAAAGATGGTGAACTAAAAAAATTACAAAAACATCTTGATGAACAAATGGCAATAGCTACTAAACTTGGTGTTTCAGGAACTCCATCTGTATTTAATAAAGATGGTAAAAAAGTTTCATGGGTTGAACTTCTTCAAAAATATGGAGTTGAGTTAAAATAG
- a CDS encoding AEC family transporter, with protein sequence MENFILILLCIAIGYGIRRLHIFSKDAATTLNQFAIYISLPAMILLQIPKLSFSMDALIPIIIAWLVMTITAILILYLCKFFSFSKEITGSLLLVAILTNSSFMGIPIINAYIGESALPYVLIYDQLGTFIALAIYGTFIASYYSSKSEISFKIIVYKVLTFPPFLSLIVALFLMGVEFNETITKVLSSLASTIVPIALVAVGLQLQFKLPRSEIKPFSVALTVKLIIAPIIAFGICKLFSWDNQASIVSILEAGMAPMITAGAIASMAGLAPRLSSAIVGYGILISFPTTYIIFKVLSF encoded by the coding sequence ATGGAAAACTTTATACTTATTCTATTGTGTATTGCAATAGGATATGGGATTAGAAGATTACACATTTTTTCAAAAGATGCAGCTACAACATTAAATCAATTTGCTATTTATATCTCACTTCCAGCAATGATATTGCTTCAAATTCCAAAACTTAGTTTTTCTATGGATGCTTTAATACCTATAATTATAGCTTGGTTAGTTATGACTATTACAGCCATACTAATATTATACTTATGTAAGTTTTTTAGTTTTTCTAAAGAGATTACAGGATCATTATTATTAGTAGCAATTTTAACAAACTCTTCATTTATGGGTATTCCAATTATAAATGCTTATATAGGTGAAAGTGCTTTACCTTATGTTCTTATATATGATCAACTGGGAACTTTTATTGCACTTGCAATATATGGTACGTTTATTGCTTCATATTATTCTAGTAAAAGTGAAATTAGTTTTAAAATCATAGTTTATAAAGTATTAACTTTCCCACCTTTTTTATCATTAATTGTTGCATTGTTTTTAATGGGTGTAGAATTTAATGAAACTATTACAAAAGTTTTAAGTTCACTTGCTTCTACTATTGTTCCTATTGCTTTAGTTGCGGTTGGTCTTCAACTTCAATTTAAACTTCCAAGAAGTGAAATAAAACCTTTTAGTGTAGCTTTAACTGTAAAACTTATCATTGCACCTATTATTGCATTTGGAATATGTAAACTTTTTTCATGGGACAATCAAGCTTCAATCGTATCAATACTAGAAGCAGGAATGGCACCGATGATTACAGCAGGAGCAATTGCTTCGATGGCAGGATTAGCACCAAGACTTAGTTCTGCTATTGTTGGTTATGGAATTTTAATCTCTTTTCCAACAACATATATTATATTTAAAGTCTTAAGTTTTTAA
- a CDS encoding helix-turn-helix domain-containing protein, giving the protein MYYVNNKEYKCSVAITLDIFNDRWKLSIIWQLLAGEKRFKELHENISEITQKTLTVKLKELEEKNIINREVFPEVPPKVVYSLTNSGEKLKPVLKEMYEWGISYADEHGEMTDEKECCELNISEKAGFNS; this is encoded by the coding sequence ATGTATTATGTAAATAATAAAGAGTATAAATGTTCAGTTGCAATTACTCTTGATATTTTTAATGACAGATGGAAACTATCAATTATTTGGCAACTATTAGCAGGTGAAAAAAGATTTAAAGAACTGCATGAAAATATTTCGGAAATCACTCAAAAAACATTAACTGTAAAATTAAAAGAATTAGAAGAAAAAAATATTATAAATAGAGAAGTATTCCCTGAAGTTCCACCTAAAGTTGTATACTCATTAACTAATAGTGGCGAAAAATTAAAACCTGTTTTAAAAGAGATGTACGAATGGGGAATCTCATATGCAGATGAACATGGTGAAATGACTGATGAAAAAGAATGCTGTGAATTAAATATCTCAGAAAAGGCTGGTTTTAACTCTTAA
- a CDS encoding DMT family transporter — protein MIIAMIFWGIAWTSGKVTMEHSSPQIAAFWRYFISFISIIPVVFYLKTSFKTDKVGVIYMILAGLLSAAFNYLFFVGLSHGEAGYGGTIVTSLVPLLTYVMSILILGTKVNSRQVVALSVGFFGAIILLRIPMDGLAFLNINSSYFLLCALVWAVVTILAQKASSRANPMLYTLIVFGITSFVNMIFAMPYHPFDFASLDSIFWWNILFIGLFSGTFSMTLFFISASHLGAHQAGVFMFIVPIGAIVSSWIVYDEKIMLSTIIGCLLSFVAVILFNTKKRFRANIKKN, from the coding sequence ATGATTATAGCAATGATTTTTTGGGGAATAGCATGGACTTCAGGAAAAGTTACTATGGAACACTCAAGCCCTCAAATTGCAGCTTTTTGGAGATATTTTATCTCATTTATTAGTATTATTCCTGTTGTATTTTATTTAAAAACCTCTTTTAAAACAGATAAAGTAGGTGTTATATATATGATATTAGCTGGACTTTTAAGTGCGGCATTTAATTATCTATTTTTTGTTGGCTTATCACATGGTGAAGCAGGTTATGGAGGAACAATAGTAACTTCATTGGTTCCACTACTAACTTATGTAATGTCAATATTAATTTTAGGAACAAAAGTAAATAGTAGACAAGTTGTTGCCTTATCAGTTGGATTTTTTGGAGCTATAATACTTTTAAGAATTCCAATGGATGGATTAGCTTTTCTAAATATAAATAGTTCATATTTTTTATTATGTGCACTTGTATGGGCTGTTGTTACAATTCTAGCTCAAAAAGCATCTTCAAGAGCAAACCCTATGTTATATACTTTAATAGTATTCGGAATAACTAGTTTTGTAAATATGATTTTTGCAATGCCATATCATCCCTTTGATTTTGCAAGTTTAGACTCTATTTTTTGGTGGAATATACTTTTTATTGGACTCTTCTCAGGTACTTTTAGTATGACTTTATTTTTTATTTCTGCAAGTCATTTAGGTGCACATCAAGCTGGTGTATTTATGTTTATTGTTCCAATTGGGGCAATTGTATCTAGTTGGATTGTATATGATGAGAAGATTATGTTATCAACAATAATTGGGTGTTTATTATCATTTGTAGCAGTTATTTTATTTAATACTAAAAAAAGATTTAGAGCAAATATTAAAAAAAATTAA
- a CDS encoding MFS transporter, protein MPIALIALTLSVFAIGTTEFVTVGLFPTISNDLLTSVSSTGLLVTIYTVAVAIAALILTTLFNKYNMNAVLIITMLVFSLGHIVWVFSPSFTTLLLARTITGLTYGLFFSIGATIATQLVSKQKAANVITVMFTVSIVAMVLGVPLGTYIEQEFGFRIAFFMISLLGIIAFISTVFLLPNNIKVTTPDKFFNQMKILTILCFGGLFIAFTFLVPILENITNLKLTVIFIILLGFGTSTIVGNYFGDKSATTSALQGNVVKIAKIDVFHSLILRYISYKLQK, encoded by the coding sequence ATGCCAATAGCTTTAATTGCTCTTACACTTAGTGTATTTGCAATAGGTACAACTGAATTTGTAACAGTTGGATTATTTCCAACAATTTCTAACGACCTCTTAACCTCTGTATCCTCAACAGGATTACTAGTTACAATATATACAGTTGCAGTAGCTATTGCAGCCCTAATTTTAACAACTTTGTTTAATAAATATAATATGAATGCAGTTTTAATAATAACAATGCTTGTTTTTTCTTTAGGTCATATAGTTTGGGTATTTTCTCCTAGTTTTACAACATTACTATTGGCGCGAACTATAACTGGTCTGACATATGGATTATTCTTTTCTATTGGAGCAACTATAGCAACACAATTAGTTTCTAAACAAAAAGCAGCAAATGTAATTACTGTTATGTTTACAGTTTCAATTGTAGCTATGGTATTAGGAGTTCCACTTGGAACATATATTGAACAAGAGTTTGGTTTCAGAATTGCTTTTTTTATGATTTCCCTTTTAGGTATAATTGCATTTATTAGTACAGTTTTTTTATTGCCTAATAATATAAAAGTAACAACTCCCGATAAATTCTTTAATCAAATGAAAATCTTGACAATATTATGTTTTGGTGGACTCTTTATTGCTTTTACTTTTTTAGTACCAATTTTAGAAAATATTACAAATTTAAAATTAACTGTTATCTTTATAATACTATTAGGATTTGGAACTTCAACAATAGTTGGTAATTATTTTGGTGATAAATCTGCAACAACTTCTGCTCTTCAAGGAAATGTTGTTAAAATTGCTAAAATAGATGTGTTTCATTCTTTGATTTTAAGATATATCAGCTACAAATTACAAAAATAA
- a CDS encoding NAD(P)H-dependent oxidoreductase, whose product MKKVLIINGHQFYENFAEGKLTQSIIDRAKEFFTNEGFEIKETAIDKGYDVEEELDKFSWADHIFFQYPVYWMSVPWKTKKYMDEVFSGGAGTVTYKDDGRSRKDPSKKYGSGGLLKGKDYMLSLTYNCPETEFSNKDGFFEGLSLDEANFVAHKTFQFCGLEPLKTYSIHDVYKGDLDLETELKKLDSVLEKNFK is encoded by the coding sequence ATGAAAAAAGTTTTAATTATCAATGGTCATCAATTTTATGAAAACTTTGCGGAGGGTAAACTTACCCAAAGTATAATTGATCGGGCTAAAGAGTTTTTTACAAACGAAGGTTTCGAAATAAAAGAAACTGCAATAGATAAAGGTTACGATGTAGAAGAGGAGTTAGATAAATTCTCTTGGGCAGACCATATCTTTTTTCAATATCCAGTTTATTGGATGAGTGTTCCTTGGAAAACAAAAAAATATATGGATGAAGTTTTCTCAGGTGGTGCTGGAACAGTTACATATAAAGATGATGGTAGAAGTAGAAAAGATCCATCAAAAAAATATGGTAGTGGTGGATTGTTAAAAGGAAAAGATTATATGTTAAGTCTTACATATAATTGTCCTGAAACAGAATTTAGCAACAAAGATGGTTTCTTTGAAGGCTTAAGTTTAGACGAAGCTAATTTTGTAGCACACAAAACTTTTCAATTTTGTGGATTAGAACCTTTAAAAACTTATTCTATACATGATGTTTATAAGGGTGATTTAGATTTAGAGACTGAATTAAAAAAACTCGATTCCGTTCTTGAAAAAAATTTTAAATAG
- a CDS encoding nitroreductase family protein, which translates to MNQVIKQLSSRKSIRQFTGESVKEEDLELIIKTAQRCPTSINGQQISLVYTRDKDKIKQIAEFCGGQQQVATADVFIFICVDFNRTIFAVEQTGEEHQIDKSAEGVLVGAVDAGIMLNAIQISAESLGYGTTAIGAVRNEPAAIIELLGLPPKTFPIVGTTIGVPTKEAEDAPLKPRIPIESFAFEDKYDDKKVKDGVLLYEKQMKKFRVDNNMNYLQSYCEQTASYYKNIYFRKIEENYTKQGFKFID; encoded by the coding sequence ATGAATCAAGTAATTAAACAACTAAGTTCAAGAAAATCTATAAGACAATTTACAGGTGAAAGCGTAAAAGAAGAAGATCTTGAACTCATTATAAAAACAGCACAAAGATGTCCAACTTCTATAAATGGACAACAAATATCTTTAGTATATACAAGAGATAAAGATAAAATAAAACAAATAGCAGAATTTTGTGGTGGACAACAACAAGTTGCAACTGCAGATGTATTTATTTTTATATGTGTTGACTTTAATAGAACTATTTTTGCCGTTGAGCAAACTGGAGAAGAGCATCAAATTGACAAATCAGCTGAGGGTGTACTTGTAGGTGCTGTTGATGCTGGAATTATGTTAAATGCGATACAAATAAGTGCAGAATCATTAGGATACGGTACAACTGCCATTGGTGCTGTTAGAAACGAACCAGCTGCTATAATTGAGTTATTAGGACTTCCTCCAAAAACATTTCCAATCGTGGGAACTACTATTGGCGTACCTACAAAAGAAGCCGAAGATGCTCCTTTGAAACCTAGAATTCCAATTGAAAGCTTTGCATTTGAAGATAAATATGATGATAAAAAAGTAAAAGATGGTGTTTTATTATATGAAAAACAGATGAAAAAATTCAGAGTTGATAATAATATGAACTATTTACAATCATATTGCGAACAAACTGCAAGTTATTATAAAAATATCTATTTTAGGAAAATTGAAGAAAACTATACAAAACAAGGTTTCAAATTTATTGATTAA
- a CDS encoding putative quinol monooxygenase: MKNVIVVANITIKEEFTNEVYKALVELHEKTNKYDEGCISYELHKELGKDNSFTFIEIWENKEFLKNHTQKEHFLKFSNFIDGKVFSMNVQKLEKIKF; the protein is encoded by the coding sequence TTGAAAAATGTAATTGTAGTAGCTAATATTACTATAAAAGAGGAATTTACTAATGAAGTTTATAAAGCATTAGTTGAACTTCATGAAAAAACAAATAAATATGATGAAGGTTGTATCTCTTATGAATTACACAAGGAGTTAGGAAAAGATAACTCATTTACTTTTATAGAGATTTGGGAAAATAAGGAGTTTTTAAAAAATCATACTCAAAAAGAACATTTTTTAAAGTTTTCTAATTTTATTGATGGCAAAGTATTTTCAATGAATGTACAGAAATTAGAAAAAATCAAATTTTAA
- a CDS encoding NAD(P)H-dependent oxidoreductase: MEKTFMEAMDFRHACKAFDETKKISDEDMTYILETGRKSPSSFGMEPWKFLVITNEELKAKLRPACWDQVQITSCSHLVIILAAIDAVKPESGVPRKKFGRREMPEEKYEFYLNLYANHLAQTLSSNENIYSWTARQTYIAAGNMMTAAAIKGIDSCPIEGFEKEKVEEILGLDTTKYQLSLVLPFGYRVNPQSEQQRDKLEDVVEYIK; encoded by the coding sequence ATGGAAAAAACATTTATGGAAGCTATGGATTTTAGACATGCTTGTAAAGCATTTGATGAAACAAAAAAAATTTCTGATGAGGATATGACTTATATTCTTGAAACAGGTAGAAAATCACCTTCATCTTTTGGTATGGAACCTTGGAAGTTTTTAGTTATCACAAATGAAGAATTAAAAGCAAAACTTAGACCTGCTTGCTGGGATCAAGTACAAATAACATCTTGTTCACATTTAGTAATTATTTTAGCTGCTATTGATGCTGTTAAGCCTGAATCAGGAGTTCCTAGAAAAAAATTTGGAAGACGTGAAATGCCAGAAGAAAAATATGAGTTTTATTTAAATCTATATGCAAATCATTTAGCCCAAACATTAAGTAGCAATGAAAATATTTATTCATGGACAGCTAGACAAACTTATATTGCTGCTGGAAATATGATGACAGCTGCTGCTATAAAAGGAATTGATTCTTGTCCTATTGAAGGTTTTGAAAAAGAAAAAGTTGAAGAGATTTTAGGCTTAGATACAACAAAATATCAATTGTCATTAGTTCTTCCTTTTGGATATAGAGTTAATCCACAATCTGAACAACAAAGAGATAAACTAGAGGATGTTGTAGAGTATATTAAATAG
- a CDS encoding NADH:flavin oxidoreductase/NADH oxidase yields MSKLLNSGSIGTCHLKNKVIMAPMCMYKSDESGEVKAFHFSHYTARAIGGVGLIIIEATAVEPKGRISNNDLGLWDDSQKYSHKKLVDSVHSFDSKIAIQLAHAGRKSIVKSSIPVAPSSIAFDETEPFKIPQELDINEIEQIKKYFLDAGKRAKEVGYDTLELHAAHGYLLCEFLSPLTNKRDDIYGGSLENRCRLTLEIAKLLKEELSLPLIVRISASEWQTDGWNIKDSIYLSKELEKVGVDSIHVSAGGNLKEPDMMPKLVPLYQCDYAKEIKTNINIPVIAVGLITTAKQGELLLEEGTCDFVAYGRELLRDSNFVFKAAKEFNKKDLIDKSYLRAYL; encoded by the coding sequence ATGAGTAAACTTTTAAATAGTGGCAGTATTGGAACTTGTCACTTAAAAAATAAAGTTATAATGGCTCCTATGTGTATGTACAAAAGTGATGAAAGTGGAGAGGTAAAAGCTTTTCACTTTTCTCATTATACAGCAAGAGCAATTGGTGGTGTTGGTTTAATTATTATTGAAGCAACTGCAGTTGAACCTAAAGGTAGAATCTCAAATAATGATTTAGGGCTTTGGGATGATTCACAAAAATACAGCCATAAAAAACTTGTAGATAGTGTGCATAGTTTTGATTCAAAAATTGCAATCCAGTTAGCCCATGCTGGAAGAAAAAGTATAGTAAAATCTTCAATTCCTGTTGCTCCATCATCTATAGCATTTGATGAAACAGAACCTTTCAAAATACCTCAAGAATTAGATATCAATGAAATTGAACAAATAAAAAAATATTTTTTAGATGCTGGGAAAAGAGCAAAAGAAGTTGGATATGATACTTTAGAACTTCATGCAGCCCATGGATATTTACTTTGTGAGTTTTTATCCCCTTTAACAAATAAAAGAGATGATATATATGGTGGAAGTTTAGAAAATAGATGTAGACTTACACTTGAAATTGCTAAGTTATTAAAAGAAGAACTTTCTTTGCCATTAATAGTTAGAATCTCTGCTAGTGAATGGCAAACTGATGGCTGGAATATTAAGGATTCAATCTATTTATCTAAAGAGTTAGAAAAAGTTGGAGTTGATTCTATTCATGTATCTGCTGGAGGAAATCTAAAAGAACCTGATATGATGCCTAAACTTGTTCCTTTGTATCAATGTGATTATGCAAAAGAGATAAAAACTAATATTAATATTCCTGTGATTGCTGTTGGACTTATTACTACAGCAAAACAAGGTGAGTTATTGTTAGAAGAGGGTACTTGTGATTTTGTTGCTTATGGTAGAGAACTACTTAGAGATTCAAATTTTGTTTTTAAAGCTGCTAAAGAGTTTAATAAAAAGGATTTAATAGATAAATCTTATTTGAGAGCTTATTTATAA
- a CDS encoding MFS transporter, producing the protein MNYIIRNEITYKRYSGKIKFTKLTKEYKIKKSAILTLLLLSMTTMMSNVAIVTTLPRLQNYFSNVDNIEFYSRLILTLPSLVIAFLAPFMGHLIFKFGKKKSAIIALLIFAIAGSAGLYLETIEEFLISRSVFGIAVSTLMIVSTSLVGDYFKDEQRHKFMGYQSAFIAIGGIFFVFGGGFLSDINWRFPFGIYLIGLILLPMVLFFLYEVPNKIEIQTEISITLPKKLLGIYFLGFFYMLIFFVLPTQMPFLIIDHFGGTGKMTGSIIALAFLSNALGAITFSKLKKKYNFSTIYIIGLCIVAIGFTGIGLVKNIYLFYLTAPILGFGGGVMMTNITAWMLSCTTFEKRVKASGYLTGSLFLGQFFSPIVFHPLITIVGVQNFFEVVGAFLFILIIITLIYKKTRSYAD; encoded by the coding sequence GTGAATTATATCATAAGAAATGAAATAACATATAAAAGATATTCTGGTAAAATAAAATTTACAAAATTAACTAAGGAATATAAAATCAAAAAAAGCGCAATTCTTACATTACTATTATTATCTATGACAACAATGATGTCAAATGTTGCCATAGTTACAACCCTACCTAGACTTCAAAACTATTTTTCAAACGTTGATAATATCGAATTTTATTCAAGATTGATTTTAACTTTACCATCACTTGTAATAGCTTTTCTTGCTCCATTTATGGGACATCTTATTTTTAAATTTGGAAAGAAAAAATCCGCAATTATAGCATTACTTATTTTTGCTATTGCAGGAAGTGCAGGCTTATATTTGGAAACAATTGAAGAGTTTCTTATATCAAGATCTGTTTTTGGTATAGCGGTATCAACACTAATGATTGTTTCAACTTCATTAGTTGGAGATTATTTTAAAGATGAACAAAGACATAAATTTATGGGATACCAAAGTGCCTTTATAGCAATTGGTGGTATCTTTTTTGTTTTTGGTGGTGGATTTCTATCTGATATAAATTGGAGATTCCCTTTTGGTATATATTTAATAGGTTTAATTCTTTTACCAATGGTCTTATTTTTTCTTTATGAAGTACCTAATAAAATTGAGATACAAACTGAGATATCAATAACTCTTCCTAAAAAACTCTTAGGTATATATTTTCTAGGATTTTTTTATATGTTAATATTTTTTGTACTACCAACACAAATGCCTTTTTTGATAATTGATCATTTTGGTGGTACTGGTAAAATGACTGGTTCTATAATAGCATTAGCATTTTTGTCAAATGCTCTAGGTGCAATTACATTTTCAAAACTAAAGAAGAAATATAATTTTTCAACAATCTACATCATAGGTTTATGTATTGTTGCTATAGGATTTACAGGTATTGGATTAGTTAAAAATATATATCTTTTTTATCTAACTGCCCCTATCTTAGGTTTTGGTGGAGGAGTAATGATGACTAACATAACGGCTTGGATGCTAAGTTGTACAACTTTTGAAAAAAGAGTTAAAGCTTCAGGTTATCTCACTGGCTCATTATTTTTAGGTCAATTTTTCTCTCCAATTGTATTTCATCCTTTAATTACTATAGTTGGGGTTCAAAACTTTTTTGAAGTGGTTGGAGCTTTTTTATTTATTCTTATTATAATAACTTTAATTTATAAAAAAACTCGTTCTTATGCAGATTAA
- the thiI gene encoding tRNA uracil 4-sulfurtransferase ThiI: protein MIESEVKTQKFIVKYFPEIMIKGTKAKRQMIDQLFANLKKILGRISEEIEYKKLFDKIEVVCPIDVVVEVRQKLLETSGIEVVLEAIQIDNVTTLDEMKVIINEKMSHVIQDKTFVVRAKRTGQQEFKSTDIERTVGGYMLANNPSSKVDLRNPEVKINVELVHKQLNIITNKYQGVSGFPLGTQGDILSLMSGGFDSTVASYLTMKRGIKTHFIFFNLGGVAHEIGVKQVAFYLWNKFGSSHRVTFTSIPFEDVVTEIFNSTSQSYMGVTLKRLMLMASEKVANNLGIDALLTGESVAQVSSQTLRNLALIDQVTNKLVLRPLSTMNKPQIIDIANEIGTRKFAEAMPEYCGVISQNPVTHGSFDRMEKEAKKFNYEVLDKAVENAIQINVDEIVADVNDIGEVEVVNNISSGNYTVIDIRQNDECIETSCETLKIPFYKLKSEFEKLPQNKEYLFYCEKGILSQLHAQYLIDSKGYKNIRVYRP, encoded by the coding sequence ATGATTGAATCAGAAGTTAAAACTCAAAAATTTATTGTTAAATATTTTCCAGAAATTATGATTAAAGGAACAAAAGCAAAAAGGCAAATGATAGACCAACTTTTTGCAAACTTAAAAAAGATTTTAGGAAGAATATCTGAAGAGATTGAGTATAAAAAACTTTTTGACAAAATAGAAGTTGTTTGTCCTATAGATGTAGTTGTTGAAGTTAGACAAAAGTTACTAGAAACATCTGGGATAGAAGTTGTTCTTGAAGCTATACAAATAGACAATGTTACTACTTTAGATGAGATGAAAGTAATTATAAATGAGAAAATGTCTCATGTTATTCAAGATAAAACATTTGTTGTAAGAGCAAAAAGAACAGGTCAGCAGGAGTTTAAATCAACTGATATTGAAAGAACAGTTGGAGGTTATATGCTTGCAAATAATCCTTCTAGTAAAGTTGATTTAAGAAATCCAGAAGTTAAGATAAATGTAGAATTAGTTCATAAACAATTAAATATCATTACAAATAAATACCAAGGTGTTTCTGGCTTCCCATTGGGTACACAAGGGGATATCTTGTCTTTAATGTCTGGTGGGTTTGATTCAACAGTTGCAAGTTATCTTACTATGAAAAGAGGGATAAAAACACACTTTATATTTTTTAATTTAGGTGGTGTTGCCCATGAAATTGGTGTAAAACAAGTAGCTTTCTATCTTTGGAATAAATTTGGTTCTTCACACAGAGTTACTTTTACTTCAATCCCTTTTGAGGATGTTGTTACAGAGATATTTAATTCAACTTCACAATCATATATGGGAGTTACTTTAAAAAGACTTATGTTAATGGCTTCTGAAAAAGTTGCAAATAATTTAGGTATTGATGCTTTATTAACAGGGGAGAGTGTAGCACAAGTTTCAAGTCAAACATTAAGAAACCTTGCTTTAATTGACCAAGTTACAAATAAACTTGTTTTAAGACCACTTTCTACTATGAATAAGCCACAAATTATTGATATAGCAAATGAAATTGGTACAAGAAAATTTGCAGAAGCGATGCCTGAGTATTGTGGTGTAATTTCACAAAATCCAGTAACGCATGGTTCTTTTGACAGAATGGAAAAAGAAGCTAAAAAATTTAACTATGAAGTTTTAGATAAAGCAGTTGAAAATGCAATACAAATCAATGTAGATGAAATTGTTGCTGATGTAAATGATATTGGTGAAGTAGAAGTTGTAAATAATATCTCAAGTGGTAACTATACAGTAATTGATATTCGGCAAAATGATGAATGTATTGAAACATCTTGTGAAACACTAAAAATTCCATTTTATAAACTTAAATCAGAATTTGAAAAGTTACCACAAAATAAAGAGTATCTTTTTTATTGTGAAAAAGGTATATTAAGTCAATTGCATGCACAATATCTTATAGACTCTAAAGGGTATAAAAATATAAGGGTTTATAGACCATAA